The Streptomyces sp. BHT-5-2 genomic interval TGCGAGCTAGTCTGCCGCGTTGTCTATCGAGCGGTCCAACCTCGCTCGCTGAGGAAGCGACATGATCCTCAGACAACAGCTCAGCGACACGATCTGAGACAACGAGAAGAACCGCAGGTCACAGCATCGTCGCCTGACAGCGAAGTGGAGAACCTACACACCCCTGGTGACTGCAGTATCCGCGATTTCTGACCCATCTCTGCGGAACGGGTCTCCGTCTCAAGTGATCTGGTCCGATTCGCTTGTGGTCTCAGGTGGTCTGGCTCCGGTGCAGCGTGGTCCCGTGGGGCAGGTACCGTGGCGGCCCATGGAACAGCTGTCCGGGAACGTGGATCGTGACATTCTGGAGGACCGAACAATCCTCGCAATCAAGGCGATCCGCGAATCATTCGGCTGCACCCTGCGCGAGGCGGTCGATGTCTACGCCCAGCGATATGAGGAGCTCCGTCGCGACTGCCCGGACGGCTTCCATCTCAGTCGGGCGGAACCGGGCCGGATCAACTGAGACGAAGTCCGGCCTCCGGTCGCCCAAGGCCAGATCACGAGATCCTCGGTCTTCCCGTCTCACCTGGTCTGGTCGCTGCAGGTCACAGGTCCGGGCCGGGGCAAGATCGTTTGAGACGGGACAATTTCGTTGACGCAGGGCCGTCTGGCCATCGTCGAGACCCTGCTGCAGCCACGCATCCCAGGCATCAGTGGCTACCAAGGTGGGGCGAGGTCGGGGTGCTGGCCGGGCCGCGGAAGGTGGCGCGATAGGCGCTGGGAGTGACGCCGAGCCGCGCCAGTAGATGCTGGCGGAGCGATACGGAGGTGCCGAAGCCGACCTGGGAGGCGATGTGCTCGACGGTCATGTCGGTCTCTTCCAGCAACTGCCGGGCTCGTTCGACGCGTTGGAGCGTAAGCCACTGCATGGGAGAGGTTCCGGTTTCCTGGCGGAACTTCCGGGAGAAGGTGCGCGTACTCGTCGCTTCCTGTCGGGCCATGTCACGCAGCGTGACCTGGTCGTCGAGGTGGGTCAGGGCCCAGGCGCGGGCGGCGGCTGTGGACGGACCATGCGGCTCGGGAATCGGGTGTGGGATGAACTGGGCCTGACCGCCGTCGCGATGGGGTGGAACGACGGTAGCGCGGGCCACGTCGTTGGCGACGGCGGAGCCGTGATCGCGGCGTATGAGGTGCAGACACAGGTCGATGCCGGCGGCTTCCCCCGCAGAGGTCAGCACATCGCCCTCGTCCACGTAGAGCACATCCGCATCGACGCGGACGCGCGGATGCAGCCGGCGCAAGCGGT includes:
- a CDS encoding GlxA family transcriptional regulator; translated protein: MNVHAKTVTSTRHRVVTLVRHGVMPMELGIVHQMFRQARSASGDPLYDVTTCAPSAGLVRTDADFRVEVHHGPEALAQADTVLVPASHEVDETETDGTLGPELAAAWAHIRPRTRIASICTGAFVLAAAGLLDGHRATTHWKSADRLRRLHPRVRVDADVLYVDEGDVLTSAGEAAGIDLCLHLIRRDHGSAVANDVARATVVPPHRDGGQAQFIPHPIPEPHGPSTAAARAWALTHLDDQVTLRDMARQEATSTRTFSRKFRQETGTSPMQWLTLQRVERARQLLEETDMTVEHIASQVGFGTSVSLRQHLLARLGVTPSAYRATFRGPASTPTSPHLGSH